A section of the Parcubacteria group bacterium CG10_big_fil_rev_8_21_14_0_10_36_14 genome encodes:
- a CDS encoding ribosome recycling factor has protein sequence MDLSQYQEEFSEITNFLKEDLAGLRTGRANAAMVDNIIVDAYGGKMALKGVASVNIPDARTIVVDPWDKSLMKEIESAIRNSGKNLNPVNEGNFLRIAIPALTEESRKELVKLAHEKAEAARIKIRQLRERIKDEILKAEEDKEIAEDRRFKIQDDLDKKCSDYNANIKEMAEEKEKEVMTV, from the coding sequence ATGGACTTATCTCAATATCAGGAGGAATTTAGTGAAATTACCAATTTTTTAAAGGAGGATTTAGCCGGACTTCGCACAGGCAGGGCAAACGCTGCAATGGTGGATAATATTATAGTAGATGCTTATGGCGGAAAGATGGCCTTAAAGGGCGTTGCTTCTGTTAATATACCAGACGCCAGAACAATCGTCGTTGATCCATGGGATAAATCTCTTATGAAAGAAATTGAAAGCGCCATAAGAAACAGCGGTAAGAACCTCAACCCTGTAAATGAAGGTAACTTTTTACGTATAGCAATCCCTGCGCTTACAGAAGAGTCGCGAAAAGAGTTGGTAAAACTTGCTCATGAAAAGGCAGAAGCCGCGCGCATAAAGATACGTCAGCTCCGTGAAAGAATAAAAGACGAAATTTTGAAAGCTGAAGAAGATAAAGAAATTGCCGAAGACCGCAGATTTAAAATCCAGGACGATCTTGATAAAAAATGTTCCGATTATAATGCAAACATAAAAGAAATGGCGGAAGAAAAAGAGAAAGAAGTGATGACGGTATAG